From the Nodularia sp. NIES-3585 genome, one window contains:
- a CDS encoding chemotaxis protein CheW: protein MENKQKFLSLNLGAKDTAVISLQQITEVFQVSLADICGVPQMPSCVLGIYNWRGEMLWLVDLEEMLGYPPVLQGANFLSNMMTIVLEKEGKYLGLLVRSLMDDELLDTNKIKPASAELFYPAMLPFLKGYFINSAEEMLLNLDATAIIQSPMWAINN, encoded by the coding sequence TTGGAGAACAAGCAAAAATTTTTAAGTTTGAACTTGGGGGCAAAAGATACAGCAGTAATTTCTTTACAACAGATTACAGAAGTATTTCAGGTTTCCTTGGCAGATATATGTGGCGTTCCCCAGATGCCAAGTTGCGTTTTGGGTATTTATAACTGGCGTGGTGAGATGCTTTGGCTAGTTGATTTAGAGGAAATGCTGGGTTATCCACCAGTTTTGCAAGGAGCAAATTTTCTCTCAAATATGATGACCATTGTGCTGGAAAAAGAAGGCAAATATTTAGGTTTATTGGTGCGGTCTCTGATGGATGATGAATTGCTAGATACCAATAAAATTAAACCTGCATCTGCCGAATTATTTTATCCAGCCATGTTACCTTTCTTAAAAGGTTACTTTATTAATAGTGCTGAGGAGATGCTATTAAATTTGGATGCCACAGCGATTATTCAATCTCCTATGTGGGCTATTAATAATTAA
- a CDS encoding response regulator transcription factor: MNTVLVVEDGLTDMEIISRYLQQAGYYVISATNSEEVQGKIDSNKPDVIFLDVILPGKSGFEICRELKNNPNTSKIPVVFCSTKNSDVDKIWGNMLGAEAYLAKPINPEELVVTLNKLLK, from the coding sequence ATGAATACTGTTTTAGTCGTTGAAGATGGTTTGACTGATATGGAAATTATCAGTCGTTACTTGCAACAAGCAGGTTATTACGTAATTAGCGCTACAAATAGCGAAGAAGTTCAGGGCAAAATAGATAGCAATAAGCCAGATGTCATATTTCTTGATGTAATTTTACCGGGTAAAAGCGGATTTGAAATTTGCCGAGAATTGAAAAATAACCCCAATACTAGCAAAATACCCGTAGTTTTTTGCTCAACTAAAAATAGCGATGTAGATAAAATTTGGGGAAATATGCTGGGTGCTGAAGCTTATCTGGCGAAACCTATCAATCCAGAAGAACTAGTAGTTACCCTGAATAAGTTGCTGAAGTAA